One Edaphobacter flagellatus genomic region harbors:
- the mreC gene encoding rod shape-determining protein MreC, protein MESFFIRFKNVLVLVTVLLAQTIGLAVQVRRPVEGGAPDGPKVTLLRSWVIGVVTPFERFFHGFGHVVRYGWSDYIDLRNTRQQNRDLQNEVARLRLEQAQLAEDAVQGHRLQELLKFQQSYIASTVPAQVIGTSGTDQSRVLNIDKGSSDGIRIDQAVITPDGIVGKIREVQGHTAQVLVINDQSSGAGVLLATTRIRAILRGTSTGHIIINNLTPDSRIKPGEQVLTSGGDQIYPRGLPVGTIESIAPDPDHQPYTIIQLKPATNLFQLEEVLIITGMQSTLPGAAQKDLAQGVATAQQLAAEKAAAKAAADEAAAEAAAQSASQVVAERLPSLHDGETSADPNAAGANVAKSTSANPAGTIPKPLPALHPDKYSPGTTPPASTLTPGAGHPSGPVNAPAPRPKTSSTNSSDQPEPESVSPNN, encoded by the coding sequence ATGGAATCCTTCTTCATCCGGTTTAAGAACGTTCTGGTGCTGGTCACGGTCCTGCTGGCGCAGACCATCGGTCTGGCTGTCCAGGTGCGCCGCCCGGTCGAAGGGGGCGCACCTGATGGTCCTAAGGTCACATTGCTGCGGTCCTGGGTGATTGGTGTCGTCACACCCTTTGAGCGTTTTTTTCACGGCTTCGGCCACGTCGTTCGCTATGGCTGGTCCGACTATATCGATCTCAGAAACACGCGCCAGCAGAACCGCGACCTGCAGAACGAGGTCGCCCGTCTACGGCTTGAACAGGCACAGCTGGCCGAGGATGCAGTGCAAGGCCATCGCCTCCAGGAGCTTCTCAAGTTTCAGCAGAGCTATATCGCCTCGACTGTCCCTGCGCAGGTTATCGGAACCAGCGGAACCGACCAGTCGCGCGTGCTCAATATCGACAAAGGCTCAAGTGACGGCATCAGGATCGATCAGGCGGTGATTACTCCTGACGGCATCGTCGGCAAAATACGTGAGGTGCAGGGACATACCGCACAGGTCCTCGTCATCAACGATCAAAGCTCGGGCGCTGGAGTTCTGCTGGCGACCACCCGCATCCGCGCCATTCTGCGCGGCACGTCAACCGGGCATATCATCATCAACAATCTCACGCCGGACTCGCGCATCAAGCCGGGCGAGCAGGTCCTTACCTCAGGCGGCGATCAGATCTATCCCCGTGGTCTGCCTGTTGGTACGATCGAATCGATTGCGCCCGACCCCGACCATCAACCCTATACCATCATCCAGCTCAAGCCCGCGACCAATCTCTTTCAGCTTGAGGAGGTTCTGATCATCACCGGCATGCAGTCCACATTGCCTGGCGCTGCACAAAAGGATCTGGCTCAAGGAGTAGCCACCGCGCAGCAGTTGGCAGCCGAAAAAGCTGCGGCCAAAGCCGCCGCTGACGAAGCTGCAGCCGAGGCTGCGGCCCAATCCGCTTCGCAGGTTGTTGCTGAACGCCTCCCCAGCCTCCACGACGGGGAAACGTCAGCTGATCCCAATGCTGCGGGAGCCAATGTCGCCAAATCCACTTCGGCAAACCCTGCTGGAACCATCCCCAAGCCGCTGCCTGCATTACACCCTGACAAGTACAGCCCCGGAACAACTCCACCGGCTTCGACGCTTACACCAGGAGCCGGGCATCCATCCGGTCCTGTTAATGCGCCTGCGCCACGTCCAAAGACAAGCTCTACGAATTCGAGCGACCAGCCTGAACCGGAGTCCGTCAGCCCGAATAACTAA
- the mreD gene encoding rod shape-determining protein MreD — protein sequence MPSLSYTSRQELEQHSFPPAVTLLVPVAAIVLQVLLSKLYWRLDILDLPLIVAIFFAVSRRSPAAGTLTGAAIGLAQDALTGRPIGVNGMAKSVIGYIAASIGVQVDVDSLVTRVVMNFGFSILNSILLFLINRRLLGQAEVHVQWVHELIRALANTVVAIPIFFLLDLTKRPE from the coding sequence ATGCCAAGCCTTAGCTACACATCGCGTCAGGAGCTCGAGCAGCATAGCTTTCCGCCAGCTGTCACCCTGCTTGTGCCCGTGGCCGCTATCGTCCTGCAGGTACTGCTCTCGAAGCTTTACTGGCGGCTGGACATCCTCGACCTGCCTCTGATCGTCGCGATCTTCTTTGCCGTCTCCCGCCGCAGCCCGGCAGCAGGTACTCTTACCGGCGCTGCCATTGGCTTGGCGCAGGATGCGCTGACCGGACGTCCCATTGGCGTCAACGGCATGGCAAAGTCGGTCATTGGCTACATTGCGGCCAGCATTGGCGTGCAGGTCGATGTCGATAGCCTGGTGACGCGCGTCGTCATGAATTTCGGCTTCTCCATCCTGAACAGCATCCTTCTGTTCCTCATCAATCGCCGCCTGCTCGGACAGGCCGAAGTTCACGTGCAATGGGTGCATGAGCTCATTCGGGCACTTGCTAATACTGTTGTTGCTATACCGATCTTTTTTCTGCTCGACCTGACCAAACGGCCGGAGTGA
- the mrdA gene encoding penicillin-binding protein 2 — protein sequence MELTPQSELILKKAEKLPVAKLTAVQYLIAAILVILGAGLWRLEVVSADNFRALAEANRIRKVPVLAPRGRLFDREGRLLVDNYPSVSCFILREQVKDLEADIPLISVGLHITPDQIHAVLRRYQAAPKYQPIPLKQDITPDEQAFIEAHRNELPELETLEEQRRLYPRDGFAAHLIGYVGEISEDDLNKEKYAFYQPGDVVGKSGVEATYDSLLRGVDGSRDVIVNSHGKEIGHLGQTLAQPGKDLKLTIDLDIQMAAEKAMEGKNGAVIAMDPHTGEILALVSRPTFDPNQFAVRLTKSYWNEILTNPDHPLLNKAIQAQLAPGSTFKIIMSYAGLEEGKAQTMHVPCNHGATFYGHYFSCDRNHGMVSIDTAIPYSCDTFYYTLADRLGIDTIARYATSVGLGQKTGVDLPDEASGTVPSTQWKMKNFHEKWYAGETISVGIGQGAVTATPIQLARALSGIASGGVLHRPHLVFPDEVPPDMEEAVHETFPGSGEKTIPLSPENWETITDAMYSVTSSPIGTAYAARLEGIDFAGKTGTADVVSGRDRSSKNKNTIPNAWFVGMTPRRNPDIVVAVLWEHGYWGNNSARLASGIINAFVEKQRKRENNVRIATTPAPAPAAPLTPNQPTAQAAPAPAVPKPTEATN from the coding sequence ATGGAACTGACTCCCCAATCCGAGCTGATACTCAAGAAGGCCGAGAAGCTGCCTGTCGCCAAGCTGACCGCTGTGCAATATCTGATTGCGGCGATCCTCGTGATTCTTGGCGCCGGCCTCTGGAGACTGGAGGTTGTCAGCGCCGATAACTTCCGTGCTCTGGCCGAGGCCAATCGCATCCGCAAGGTTCCCGTGCTTGCCCCGCGAGGACGTCTCTTCGATCGTGAAGGCCGTCTGCTGGTCGACAACTATCCTTCGGTCTCCTGCTTCATTCTGCGCGAACAGGTGAAGGACCTTGAAGCCGATATTCCGCTGATCTCTGTTGGCCTGCACATTACGCCAGATCAGATTCATGCTGTGCTGCGCCGCTATCAGGCAGCACCCAAATACCAGCCAATCCCGTTGAAACAGGACATCACTCCCGACGAGCAGGCCTTTATCGAGGCGCACCGTAACGAACTGCCCGAACTGGAAACGCTGGAAGAGCAGCGACGGCTTTATCCTCGCGATGGCTTCGCGGCGCACCTGATCGGCTACGTCGGTGAAATCTCAGAAGATGATTTGAACAAAGAGAAGTATGCTTTCTATCAACCCGGCGATGTGGTCGGAAAGTCAGGTGTGGAAGCAACATATGATTCTTTGCTGCGCGGTGTGGATGGCAGCCGTGATGTGATCGTGAACTCGCACGGCAAGGAGATCGGCCATCTGGGCCAAACGCTGGCCCAGCCGGGCAAAGACCTGAAGCTCACCATCGACCTTGATATTCAAATGGCAGCCGAGAAAGCGATGGAGGGCAAGAACGGTGCTGTCATCGCCATGGACCCTCACACCGGCGAGATTCTTGCACTGGTGTCGCGGCCGACCTTTGACCCGAATCAGTTCGCTGTCCGCCTGACAAAGAGTTATTGGAACGAGATTCTGACCAATCCCGATCACCCGCTGTTGAATAAAGCGATTCAGGCGCAGCTGGCTCCGGGGTCGACCTTCAAGATCATCATGTCGTATGCGGGCCTTGAAGAGGGTAAGGCACAGACGATGCATGTGCCCTGCAATCATGGCGCAACCTTCTACGGGCACTATTTCTCGTGCGACCGCAATCATGGGATGGTGAGTATCGATACCGCTATTCCGTATTCATGCGACACGTTCTACTACACGCTGGCGGATCGGCTTGGGATTGATACGATTGCGCGCTATGCAACGTCTGTTGGCCTGGGGCAGAAGACGGGCGTTGACCTTCCCGATGAAGCTTCAGGGACTGTTCCTTCGACGCAGTGGAAGATGAAGAACTTCCATGAGAAGTGGTACGCAGGCGAGACAATTTCTGTCGGCATCGGTCAGGGAGCCGTTACGGCGACTCCAATTCAGCTTGCACGTGCGCTCTCGGGGATTGCTTCGGGAGGCGTGCTTCACCGTCCGCATCTCGTGTTTCCTGACGAAGTTCCGCCTGATATGGAAGAGGCAGTGCATGAGACGTTTCCAGGGTCGGGAGAAAAGACGATTCCTCTATCGCCTGAGAACTGGGAGACGATTACGGATGCTATGTATTCTGTAACCTCGTCGCCCATCGGAACTGCCTATGCTGCTCGCCTGGAGGGCATTGATTTTGCCGGAAAGACCGGAACCGCAGACGTTGTCAGCGGGCGCGATAGAAGCAGCAAGAATAAGAACACGATTCCAAACGCGTGGTTTGTCGGCATGACGCCGCGGCGCAATCCCGATATTGTTGTGGCTGTTCTTTGGGAGCACGGTTACTGGGGCAACAACTCGGCAAGGCTGGCTTCGGGAATCATCAACGCCTTTGTCGAGAAGCAGCGCAAGCGCGAGAACAACGTTAGGATTGCTACGACGCCTGCGCCAGCTCCGGCTGCACCTTTGACGCCGAATCAGCCGACCGCGCAGGCAGCTCCGGCGCCTGCGGTGCCGAAACCTACGGAGGCTACGAACTAG
- the rodA gene encoding rod shape-determining protein RodA: MLRLSSYRDFDWVLLGFVLLLSVISVLEIKSATLHTKFHGFDHKQIGFLAVGLFLMFVMSAIDYHRLLDIVPWAYGISILSLIAVKLVGQKVLGARRWINLGGGVHFQPSEWVKLVLIVAVARYFWNLGNRELSWRDIGKAFALVCIPMMLVLMQPDMGTSLTYFPVLLCGLFLGGIRFKQAVILVLIAAVLGGIAWKSGKLLKPYQKARLTAFIDPDADPKGKGYQIRQSLIAVGSGGIWGKGANKGTQTQGDFLPIPYTDFIFAAFCEEHGFVGALGVLLIYFLILMRLIQNAQTAADLPGAYIIMGIVAVIVFQIAVNIGMVLGLMPVTGIPLPLMSYGGSSILFTFLALGIVMNVRMSRFVN; encoded by the coding sequence ATGCTCCGCCTCTCCTCTTACCGCGACTTCGACTGGGTGTTGCTTGGCTTTGTCCTGCTGCTCAGCGTGATCAGTGTGCTTGAGATCAAGTCCGCGACGCTGCATACCAAGTTTCATGGCTTCGATCACAAGCAGATCGGCTTTCTTGCGGTTGGCCTCTTCCTGATGTTCGTAATGTCGGCGATCGACTATCACCGGCTGCTCGACATTGTGCCGTGGGCGTATGGCATCAGCATTCTGTCGCTGATTGCGGTCAAGCTGGTGGGGCAAAAGGTGCTAGGTGCGCGCCGGTGGATCAATCTGGGCGGCGGCGTCCACTTTCAACCTTCGGAGTGGGTCAAGCTGGTGCTGATTGTGGCTGTGGCTCGATACTTCTGGAACCTGGGCAATCGCGAGCTGAGCTGGCGCGATATCGGCAAGGCCTTTGCGCTGGTGTGCATTCCCATGATGCTGGTGCTGATGCAGCCGGATATGGGAACGTCGCTGACGTATTTTCCAGTGCTGCTATGCGGTCTCTTCCTTGGCGGCATTCGCTTCAAGCAGGCGGTTATTCTCGTTTTGATCGCCGCGGTTCTTGGCGGGATTGCGTGGAAGAGCGGCAAGCTGCTGAAGCCGTACCAGAAGGCACGTCTGACAGCCTTTATCGATCCGGATGCCGATCCCAAGGGCAAGGGCTACCAGATTCGGCAGTCGCTGATTGCGGTTGGGTCGGGCGGAATCTGGGGCAAGGGAGCGAACAAAGGGACGCAGACGCAAGGCGACTTTCTGCCGATTCCGTATACGGACTTTATCTTTGCGGCCTTCTGCGAAGAGCACGGCTTTGTCGGTGCGCTTGGCGTGTTGTTGATCTACTTTCTGATCCTGATGCGGCTGATTCAGAATGCGCAGACGGCGGCGGATCTTCCAGGCGCTTACATCATCATGGGCATCGTTGCGGTGATCGTCTTTCAGATTGCGGTCAATATCGGCATGGTCCTTGGGCTGATGCCCGTTACGGGCATTCCGCTGCCGCTGATGAGCTATGGAGGATCATCCATTCTGTTCACCTTTTTGGCTCTGGGGATCGTGATGAATGTCCGCATGAGCCGGTTTGTGAACTGA
- a CDS encoding Rne/Rng family ribonuclease, whose product MPKEIYISSTPHETRLAIVENDALTEVYYERENEYTLAGSIYNGRVTRVLPGMQSAFVDIGLERDAFLYITDFMEEAGDSADFEGEGGQRRNNRQPQTIEGAPQGERNRDRNGRGRRDRGRQSESEPQETQDSYEGAEAGAEESYSAEPREESAEVGEGAPGADGSRRWRGRRGRRRGRGQRDDARQQATAGEPQEAEAVSGDAYESSLEVDGAAEQELHVEAAASENDVPQESFNRGDRGGRNESRNDQRRDGRGRDDRGRGGRDRNGRRVPRGFAPRTSHYGLEDGYVAAEETQQDGAAPVPIILPGESLSKYRPAGEEPQAAEAAKAAPAVVAVTTAPGYVIPEGWDGGSVLPGESLSRHRNRPAAAPVAPVAAEPVAPAEVVAAEEAPVHNEVAAAEATVAEHVEYEPTEASVSYRVDPVAPSEFRQSAPVEEEPMTEVEEIVAEHTELPHAEIEQLEVPAAQVEELHHAEPVVEAAAPAQDVTEIHANGTMESFAPVVEPVEAEAEREAFEPGHVEEEAIDDEDYDTTMLHASSVEELDDLDEEETLEGAADLGTMLREMSIDEITRAGVEEDEEDDFEEEDAVDDGAHEAFAEDALDTETESEEADEAEYAEDGEQAAEVEGAPAQDRSRDSERRRGRRDGRRGRDRGRHSGGGDRERSGGGRGHHHSRSSMQATNLPAISELLKPGQEILVQIAKEPIAKKGARITSHIALPGRFLVFMPTVNHTGVSRKIESDGERRRLKEILLSEKGEAAGGFIVRTAAAGATEEELRSDLRFLLNLWADIKQRSESSKSPALIYHDLNLVERILRDQVTDNFSAIWVDSESDYERILRFLQRFQPSLIRRVKLYSKEVPLFEQFGITEEINKALRSKVWLKSGGSIVINQTEALVAIDINTGKYVGKTARLEDTIVKTNLDAIPEIVRQIRLRDLGGIIIIDFIDMDERKNRNRVMAALEEELKSDRAPSKILQFNDFGLVAITRKRVKQSLERTLSTQCSVCTGTGMVKSPVTVCNDIYIEMRKMAKHLDRGDVMLRVHPDVVKQLKSSTKWLQEMEEIVGKTILVKSDPSLHPEQFDIH is encoded by the coding sequence ATGCCGAAGGAAATTTATATATCAAGCACGCCGCACGAGACGCGGCTTGCCATTGTCGAAAACGACGCACTGACAGAGGTTTACTACGAGCGGGAGAACGAATATACGCTCGCGGGATCCATCTATAACGGCCGTGTGACGCGTGTGCTTCCGGGAATGCAGTCGGCGTTTGTCGACATTGGCCTGGAGCGCGACGCGTTTCTTTACATTACGGACTTTATGGAGGAGGCCGGAGATTCGGCTGACTTCGAGGGCGAGGGTGGACAGCGCCGCAATAACCGTCAGCCGCAAACGATTGAAGGCGCACCGCAGGGTGAGCGCAACCGCGATCGCAATGGGCGTGGACGCCGTGATCGTGGCCGTCAGAGCGAAAGCGAGCCGCAGGAGACGCAGGATAGCTATGAAGGTGCCGAAGCGGGTGCCGAGGAGAGTTATTCGGCTGAGCCGCGGGAGGAGAGCGCCGAGGTGGGTGAGGGTGCTCCGGGAGCGGATGGAAGCCGTCGCTGGCGTGGCCGTCGTGGCCGTCGCCGCGGTCGCGGACAGAGGGATGATGCCCGTCAGCAGGCTACGGCGGGAGAGCCGCAGGAGGCCGAGGCTGTCAGCGGCGATGCGTATGAGTCGTCGCTTGAGGTGGATGGAGCGGCGGAGCAGGAGCTCCATGTAGAGGCTGCTGCGAGCGAGAATGATGTGCCGCAGGAGAGCTTCAACCGCGGCGATCGTGGTGGGCGGAACGAGTCTCGCAACGATCAGCGCCGCGATGGGCGAGGCCGGGATGACAGGGGGCGTGGAGGGCGCGATCGCAATGGCCGTCGCGTGCCGCGTGGATTTGCTCCGCGCACGTCGCACTATGGATTGGAAGACGGCTATGTAGCCGCGGAAGAGACGCAGCAGGATGGAGCGGCTCCTGTGCCGATCATTCTTCCGGGTGAATCGCTGTCGAAGTATCGTCCGGCGGGAGAAGAGCCGCAGGCTGCTGAGGCTGCGAAGGCGGCTCCTGCTGTGGTTGCTGTGACGACGGCTCCGGGCTATGTGATTCCTGAGGGATGGGACGGAGGCTCGGTGCTTCCGGGTGAGTCGCTGTCGCGTCATCGGAATCGTCCGGCGGCTGCTCCTGTTGCTCCTGTTGCTGCGGAGCCGGTTGCTCCGGCCGAGGTGGTTGCTGCGGAAGAGGCTCCGGTGCACAACGAGGTTGCGGCTGCGGAGGCGACGGTTGCGGAGCATGTGGAGTATGAGCCGACGGAAGCGTCGGTTTCGTATCGCGTGGACCCTGTTGCGCCGAGCGAGTTTCGTCAGAGCGCTCCGGTGGAAGAAGAGCCGATGACGGAGGTTGAGGAGATCGTCGCCGAGCATACGGAGCTTCCGCACGCGGAGATCGAACAGCTTGAGGTTCCTGCGGCGCAGGTTGAAGAGTTGCATCACGCGGAGCCGGTGGTTGAGGCTGCTGCGCCTGCGCAGGATGTGACGGAGATTCATGCGAACGGCACGATGGAGTCGTTTGCTCCTGTGGTTGAGCCGGTCGAGGCCGAGGCTGAGCGGGAAGCGTTTGAGCCGGGCCATGTCGAAGAGGAAGCGATCGACGACGAAGACTACGACACGACGATGCTGCACGCTTCGTCGGTCGAGGAGCTGGACGATCTGGACGAAGAAGAGACGCTGGAAGGCGCTGCCGACCTGGGCACGATGCTGCGCGAGATGTCGATTGACGAGATTACGCGCGCGGGTGTTGAGGAAGACGAAGAGGATGACTTCGAGGAAGAGGACGCTGTCGATGATGGTGCCCACGAAGCGTTTGCTGAAGACGCGCTCGATACGGAGACGGAGTCGGAAGAGGCAGACGAGGCGGAGTATGCCGAGGATGGCGAGCAGGCGGCGGAAGTGGAAGGTGCTCCCGCGCAGGACCGGAGCCGTGATTCGGAGCGCCGACGTGGGCGTCGCGATGGACGTCGTGGGCGTGACCGTGGCCGCCACTCGGGTGGCGGAGATCGCGAGCGCAGTGGGGGAGGGCGCGGACATCATCACAGCCGCAGCTCGATGCAGGCGACGAATCTGCCGGCGATCAGTGAACTGCTGAAGCCGGGCCAGGAGATCCTTGTGCAGATTGCCAAGGAGCCGATTGCGAAGAAGGGTGCGCGCATTACGTCGCACATCGCGCTGCCGGGACGCTTCCTGGTGTTTATGCCAACGGTGAATCATACGGGTGTCTCGCGCAAGATTGAGTCGGACGGCGAGCGCCGCAGGCTGAAGGAGATTCTGCTGAGCGAGAAGGGTGAGGCCGCGGGCGGCTTCATCGTACGCACGGCAGCGGCTGGAGCTACGGAAGAGGAGCTGCGCAGCGATCTGCGCTTCCTGCTGAACCTGTGGGCGGATATCAAGCAGCGTTCGGAGTCGTCGAAGTCGCCTGCGCTGATCTATCACGATCTGAATCTTGTGGAGAGGATTCTGCGCGACCAGGTGACGGATAACTTCTCGGCGATCTGGGTCGATAGCGAGTCGGACTATGAGCGGATTCTGCGCTTCCTGCAACGCTTCCAGCCTTCGCTGATTCGTCGCGTGAAGTTGTACTCGAAGGAGGTGCCGCTGTTTGAGCAGTTCGGCATCACCGAGGAGATCAACAAGGCGCTGCGCTCGAAGGTGTGGCTGAAGTCCGGTGGATCGATTGTGATCAACCAGACGGAGGCGCTGGTTGCAATCGACATCAACACGGGCAAGTATGTGGGCAAGACGGCTCGCCTGGAAGACACGATTGTGAAGACGAACCTCGATGCGATTCCAGAGATTGTGCGGCAGATTCGTCTGCGCGACCTGGGCGGCATCATCATCATCGACTTTATCGATATGGATGAGCGCAAGAACCGCAATCGCGTGATGGCTGCGCTGGAGGAGGAACTGAAGAGCGATCGCGCTCCATCGAAGATTCTTCAGTTCAACGATTTTGGCCTGGTGGCGATTACGCGTAAGCGCGTGAAGCAGTCGCTGGAGCGTACGCTTTCGACGCAGTGCAGCGTGTGCACGGGAACCGGCATGGTGAAGTCGCCGGTGACGGTGTGCAACGACATCTATATCGAGATGCGCAAGATGGCCAAGCATCTGGATCGCGGCGATGTGATGCTGCGCGTGCATCCGGATGTGGTGAAGCAGTTGAAGTCGTCGACGAAGTGGTTGCAGGAGATGGAGGAGATTGTGGGCAAGACGATCCTGGTCAAGTCCGATCCGAGCCTGCACCCGGAGCAGTTCGACATTCACTAA
- a CDS encoding porin family protein, translated as MSTLVLRTAAVTLVSTAGTLCLHAQSTSATQPVKALDLKASLMAPVSVTTPTDLNYSSSVGADEMAKADDLGLGNGEMQPPPRRRYGRTNYSDRWHNPDGSKKYTFAVGGGFDAPAGSTGKDLAVNWRFQVAGGYNIDKKLSVQLEYDYDKFNLTSGNINRQFNRYNSLGLVDQNGNPIDFSGLDGSTHVWSLTLNPKYNFYQGESAGAYVIGGGGFYRKVTNWTLPQQGTYCDFFGFCYTFTQNQVFDHYSNNAGGLNAGIGFTYRLSRWASENVYAEARYVWVDNQPSTNSVNGLYPENNHRTGYFPVTFGIRW; from the coding sequence TTGTCAACGCTGGTTCTTCGTACAGCGGCTGTCACACTGGTTAGCACTGCCGGAACGCTCTGCCTGCATGCACAGTCCACGTCAGCCACACAGCCGGTTAAGGCGCTTGATCTGAAGGCCAGCCTGATGGCTCCGGTTTCAGTTACGACGCCGACCGATCTCAACTACAGCTCGAGCGTAGGCGCAGACGAGATGGCGAAGGCGGATGATCTGGGGCTGGGGAATGGGGAGATGCAGCCACCTCCGAGACGTCGCTATGGCCGCACGAATTACAGCGACCGCTGGCACAATCCGGATGGATCGAAGAAGTACACTTTTGCGGTCGGCGGCGGTTTCGATGCTCCCGCCGGGTCGACGGGAAAAGATCTTGCCGTGAACTGGAGATTCCAGGTAGCTGGTGGATACAACATCGATAAGAAGCTGAGTGTGCAGCTGGAGTACGACTACGACAAGTTCAATCTGACGAGTGGCAACATCAACCGTCAGTTCAATCGTTACAACTCGCTGGGACTGGTCGACCAGAACGGCAACCCGATCGACTTCTCAGGGCTTGATGGAAGCACGCACGTCTGGTCGCTTACGCTGAATCCGAAGTACAACTTTTATCAGGGTGAGTCGGCTGGAGCTTACGTGATTGGTGGCGGCGGTTTCTACCGTAAGGTAACGAACTGGACGTTGCCGCAGCAGGGCACCTACTGCGACTTCTTTGGCTTCTGCTACACCTTTACGCAGAACCAGGTCTTCGATCACTACTCGAATAACGCTGGCGGTCTTAACGCCGGTATCGGTTTCACGTATCGCTTGTCGCGCTGGGCATCGGAGAACGTGTATGCAGAGGCGCGCTATGTGTGGGTGGACAACCAGCCGAGCACGAACTCTGTGAATGGCCTGTATCCGGAGAATAATCACCGGACGGGCTACTTCCCGGTGACGTTCGGCATACGCTGGTAG
- a CDS encoding aminopeptidase P N-terminal domain-containing protein, whose amino-acid sequence MKLRLHAIATLLVIACTALHALDSVPKSEYRQRRVALATKLHGGAALLFAAEEPVLDLMPYRQDEDFYYLSGWNEPGAAMLVLPAVEAIAETPGTALGGRPAQPYREILFLPTRNLRLEKYTGPKMDAATPNVAATTGFDEVLPMTELPIVLNKLVAADRARLRNIWSEKGSTQAQSALGFLAATLGLGSLEPAGDVAQLIVPLRAIKSPAEIELLRKASDASIAAQRAGMRAIKPGVRERTVAGIEIAKMMQEGCERPSYAPIVGSGPNSTTLHYSDNARTMQSGDVVVIDEAGEYSMYASDITRTMPVNGHFTARQREIYNIVLGAQRAAAEAFVAGKSKINDPQHKDPDSLDQVAFAYVNAHGKDLHGQPLGQYMVHGLGHLVGINVHDPWDYTKPLTRGMVFTIEPGIYIPEENIGIRIEDVFYVDPDGKLIDLVAQLPHEASEIEAVMHP is encoded by the coding sequence ATGAAGCTTCGTCTACACGCCATTGCAACTCTGCTGGTAATCGCCTGCACCGCATTGCACGCCCTCGACTCCGTCCCCAAATCCGAGTACCGCCAGCGCCGCGTAGCCCTCGCTACAAAGCTCCACGGCGGCGCAGCCCTCCTCTTTGCTGCTGAAGAACCCGTACTCGACCTCATGCCCTACCGGCAGGACGAGGACTTCTACTATCTCAGCGGATGGAACGAGCCCGGCGCCGCCATGCTCGTCCTCCCTGCCGTCGAGGCCATCGCCGAAACTCCGGGCACCGCACTCGGCGGACGCCCAGCCCAGCCCTATCGCGAGATCCTCTTCCTCCCCACGCGCAACCTGCGCCTCGAAAAATACACCGGCCCCAAGATGGACGCAGCCACGCCCAACGTCGCCGCTACGACCGGCTTCGACGAAGTGCTGCCCATGACCGAGCTGCCCATCGTCCTCAACAAGCTCGTCGCCGCCGACCGCGCGCGCCTGCGCAACATCTGGTCCGAGAAAGGTTCGACGCAGGCCCAATCCGCACTCGGGTTCCTCGCCGCCACACTCGGCCTCGGCTCACTCGAGCCAGCCGGAGACGTAGCCCAACTTATCGTCCCGCTACGCGCCATCAAATCGCCCGCCGAGATCGAGCTGCTGCGCAAAGCCTCCGATGCATCCATCGCCGCACAGCGCGCGGGCATGCGTGCCATCAAGCCCGGCGTACGCGAACGCACCGTCGCCGGTATCGAGATCGCCAAGATGATGCAGGAGGGTTGCGAGCGCCCCAGCTACGCACCCATCGTCGGCTCCGGCCCCAACTCCACCACGCTGCACTACAGCGACAATGCGCGCACCATGCAGTCCGGCGACGTCGTCGTCATCGACGAGGCAGGCGAATACAGCATGTACGCCTCCGACATCACCCGCACCATGCCCGTCAACGGCCACTTCACCGCACGCCAGCGCGAAATCTACAACATCGTCCTCGGCGCACAGCGCGCCGCCGCCGAAGCCTTCGTAGCGGGCAAATCCAAGATCAACGATCCGCAGCACAAAGACCCCGACTCGCTCGACCAGGTCGCCTTCGCCTACGTCAACGCCCACGGCAAAGACCTCCACGGCCAGCCGCTGGGCCAGTATATGGTTCACGGCCTCGGGCATCTCGTCGGCATCAACGTCCACGATCCATGGGACTACACCAAGCCACTCACCAGGGGCATGGTCTTCACCATCGAACCGGGAATCTACATTCCCGAAGAGAACATCGGCATCCGCATCGAGGATGTCTTCTATGTCGACCCCGATGGCAAGTTAATCGATCTCGTCGCGCAGCTTCCCCATGAAGCCTCGGAGATCGAGGCAGTAATGCATCCGTGA